TGCGATGATGTTCTATCaaacgtttataaaaatatgtggaTTCGGGCAGGGTTTAACATGAAAATCtcaaaaaattgctttttgtATACTACAGGCCTccttcaaatttttatatgctcGTGATTAATGGGGAGGTTtcgaataattatattgtctaTCTTGAtacattatagttataataaaagtaaatattatagctTCAAAAATGGTCACACTTGCCcggataattttgtttttactctTGAAATCATCAAACATATAAGATGTAAATGATTATTTCCCGCTTTTTTTGCGTTTTACTGATGTTTTCTTGTCTgggtatattattataattataatctgactttattaaaatgtttgcagGTGAAggtttaaaaagctatttcGGAATAACATATGAACAGTTATTACAAAAGAATACAACAAAATTTGATGATATAAGCTTAGATCACATAACCAGAAAcggtaaagtaaaatataatcttaataacACCAATAACTTAAAGAAGATAATGAGAAATACGAGGaatgtcataattattattcatggATATATGGAAAGTTCCGACGGTCTAATGGTGAACCGTGTGGCTCcagaatttttaaagaaaaagtatGTAGGCGTCTTCGCGATGGATGGTAGTAATGTTTTTAGTTACGAGTATTTTCGGACTTCTACCTATGCACGCTTCTTGGGTGACAAACTTGGTGATTTATTAAGTGAATTGATTAGAAGTGAGTTACCTGTAAAGtgtttaagattatttctAATCAAAGTGTTAttgaataatgatttattgcaGAAGGAGTTGATCCATCAAAAATTACCCTTGTTGGACATAGTCTGGGAGCCCATATAGCTGGTGTTGCGGGAAATAAAGTCAAGCAAAATACTAATAAGCTTCTACGTCGAATAACAGGTCTTGATCCAGCGGGTCCTTGTTTTAGTAACGTGCATTTAGATGGTAGACTGGATAAACAAGACGCTGAATACGTTGACGTACTTCACACTAACGCTGGTTTATTGGGGTTAAATTTGCCTGTAGGTAACGATAATAAgagcaaaattatatttttttctagtatactaattatttacatttttaatagcgGATGGTATATGTGCTGATAGTTATATTGTAAGCAAGACTTGCATATGCATTTCAGGACACAAGGATTTTTATCCGAATAGTGGCATGTACCAGCCCGGTTGTTTTTTGTCTACTTGTGATCATAGCCGAGCTTGGGAATTGTATGCCGAATCAATGAACAATTCGGACAACTTCCCAGGTAtatactgttttaaaattgattttcatCTCTATTTGTTTGCCATTTTCCATTTGTTATGCCATTTTCCAGCAATTTtatcaagtatttttttgtatatagtaTGAAGAATAGTATATATGTCAgagtattagaaataaaagaaattgtattgaaatttttcaatacaatatatatattttaagttttgtgTACTTTCTTATTCTACAGAATCTTTACACACTTTTCGTTTCATCAATATtggttagaaaaatattatttttagggtTAAGGTGATTTtaacattcgttttgatattttttagcaCGCAAATGCGAAAATTGGACTGCATTTAAAAATGGTATGTGCACGAAGAATGAGATAGCATATATGGGGTTTAACTCTGAACCAGGCTCTCCAGGttcgtattttttatcaactgCATCCTCGTCTCCGTTTGGTTTGGGTGCATCTGGAAGCGGGTgatgaaaaaatgttatatataagttatatacgTGATAAGTATTGAGAtgtttttcaatgtttatgttatttttagtaaacgTTATCGAATTTAGAAGACTTTTCATTAACTTAATAATGGTTTATTAGACGTCGATATTTCGTGTTAAGTTAAGCAAATAAGTTAAGTAGTAAACATATGATTCTCTGAAGGCTTAACATTTAATGGcagcatttttaattacttgttaaaatattcaaagagaGGTATGGGCAATAGGAAATCTACACAAATTATCAtcagacaaataaaataatatatttatttacttatagaaCTTTTATACGAGTAAATTGTATAAACGTAAGTCTTCGAAAGCTCAATGATAGGAAaattaaacgttttatttcCAAGTAATtagcattttttaatttttgattaagaATTCAAAGTATTAAGATTTCTTAGTATTTCAGTATTTCCTTACAATAAGTAtcgtaaaatgttatattcaatatatttggaataaaattcatagATAACCAGAAATCACCAAGATTGAACAAAAAGGAGAACATTTTTACAGTATACATTGCTTTACCGAgggaatataatgaaataaattctgGGAAAATCCATTGatagtaaaagaaaatttaatttcataacaaaacCGTAGCAATGGTTTgagtttctatttaaaaagttcAACAAAAGAGGTACAAAATATTGTCGGTGTTTCTTGGCCTAACGAAATGGAAAAAGTTCATAAGGATAAAAAAGTGCGAGAAGACTCCCAAGATTTGTTACTTttgaatacaatacaatatttatcgtttatttttgttttctgatGTTTTTGTCTTTGAGAGAAGCCTCTCAAATCAGACACTAATCGAACCTATGATAGACAATTACGACAATCctttctgtaaaatattaaacaaatatttttgagtacattaaaaaattatacatttacatttcacCAAATTTGATTGCAACGAGAGTACTTCTAACACCAATGCCTAGAAAATTAACAGtagagtaaaatatttagaagcgGGGCTTAATAGACGATTAGAATATTTAGAATGATTCTCATATGTGATTAAGGTGAATATAATTGttgtaattacaaatatatatgtatcgtaATACAGTTTTCcacaaaaatatgttgaattaattatatatttatcaccgATTTACAACatcatatgttttaaatactaagGTAGGTGGAACTTTTCAACCTGAACTAAAAgtgttatcaatattattcctAACATACAAtcatatacatgtacatataatttagatGTATGATGGGCAAATATTATCTCTGCGATCAATGTCATGAAGTATACTCgtcttttcaatattatagaatatctGAGATAAAGCACGCTGTTcttgacatttaaaaagaaaaagtacaCGAAGTTTTTTTAGACTACACCACATtgctatattaaatgtatttgtttgtattatttctatgaaataatCAGTTATATTAAGAGGgtactatttaataatatttaataatcacgctattacaaatattttaattttttaccccttctttaaattttatgagttCCTTGGagttacattttgtttaatcaACTTAAgatcgtatataaaaactgTACAAGTAGATAGTGTTTAGTTCTCAAAATTTTCACCGACAACACTATTAATCAAAGGTGTAGAGGAAACTCTATCATCACTTAACTTGAATAAAGTACTAATAATACgagtagtttttaattgttgCATTTtccttatttgaatataaacattttaaattatttttcttaagtgAATAAAAAGCAGTAAATGAAGTTTATACTTTTACCTgaatttgctttatttttactgcattctttaaagtaaatatttttcattttggaTGAAGGTTTTGaaaaacatgtaaataaagatcttctttttattattattataataaaaaatacaatgaattgtatgaaacaatttttttcttgtgaattacaaacagacagatcattaatatatattataatatgcatagcttaattaaaataaggcCACACTTTATTCCTCTGGTAATATATTCTCTCAAAGATCATGATAGTGAATGCTAGAACATAAGCTGTTAGTACAAGAATTAGCAGTGCTGTTGTAAGTTCAAATTGCGACCTGTAATGGTTGACAGAAGCCTTGCATTTAACTGGTAAGTATTTTTCCAGGGAGATTTGACGCCTGATCAGACCGGCTTCTTTTAATCTTAGAATCCTGAAAAATGTGATTTATGAAAGTGGggaacagaaaaatataccaaaaggCATACAACACAAACAAAAGGCATACAACACAAACAAAAGGCATACAGTTCTGCTTTGAATAATGGTTACCTAGGTAAACAAACCTAGGCTCATTAATtcagaattttaaatgatttagatTCCAAATTTGACCTTTAAGTTTAGATTAGTTTTTTTGTGGCTAAATTTTTTAGCcaatgagatatatttttttaaatatcccgtatttataatcatatgtCGAACGTAATTACCGAActaaaaacataattcaaatttgaatttacccgattttaaattgttccttgtaagaaaagtttttcgaggtaaacaaatatttcttgaCGTTTGAGTAGAGATCGATTTCAATTAAGTTACAAATATCGTCCATTTCGTAACCTGTCAACAAAGTTtcgactattttatttttgtaactatcCGTGAAGCTTGTAAGgacgtatgaaataaaaaaaaatctgttattgTTAGATATTAGGTacaattattagaaatttgataaaattgtaCAAATGTTTCaacgaattatttttataactataggagagaatttatatatgaataaatttaagaacaattaaataattatattaatattaaataagttgattataaaaaaattatattcgtttGTATTTGCGTAATTCTATTggactgtttttattttttgatgtaCTTCTCTTTACGATAGGGTACAAAGTGATGTAGTCAGTCAGGACAGCTGCTCTGAGATTCATCATTGAAGTTAGAGCCGTTGACAGGCTCACAACTTGAAGGTTTTGCAGCTTACTCCATACAATACTGAGATTTTTGTCCATGGCCGATTCGTATATCtgtaataaactattttaattataacaaattcacGAAATATGCACTTAATCTAACGTAAATTAGATATTACTTTGATTTAGTTGGCCAATATTTCTAACGcgtaaaatcataaaaaatattgcgagTATTTTgaagtttacaaaataatacttatgttGTAAACATAGTCTATTTCATTATTGTTACACAAATATcacattaacataattatagcTAACCTTTTTATCGGTGATGAGATTCAGATCCTTATATGTTTCAAAGGCGTAGTCACTTTTAGCGAGAGATTCTAGACTTAATGTTGTTTCCCTTTCAGTTACGAGATGTGACAGTAAGTTGGATGTGTAATAGGTATGAACGATGTATACACCTATTATGAATGTCAGATATGCGATGCGACGTGAGACTGACACACCTCGCATGGGAAGTACTAAAATAGTAAGTattcaacaacaaaaaaaaaaaaacgctttgGCATTGGCGAAATGTTACACTTTTATAATGTGTATGAAGCCACAGCATGAAAAATAGTATGAGAACTCTATATTACGAATTTCAAGCCCTTTTTTTGGTAATGGTGTGAggttacataaaatatgattaaatattaatttaaatttatttcattttaacaaaaagacACTCTAACAATACTTTGGTAACCCAATCCATAGCTATAAGAGACTTTTGGATTGAATTGTTGAATTAAGACATACATGTTCAAAAAAGGCTTCAAAATTTGTAGCGAGCTTTCCTTAATTCCAAGCAATTCCAATAAATAATCTTTCATACCAGCTACTTACTTTGCTGACAGCAAGCagaaaatgcaaataaaagcTCGTGAACGAAACTGCTCTCCCCTCCAAATTGTATGGAATCCCAATAACTGAGAAGGTAGAATTCAAGTGAgctaataaaaactatgatgAATAAGCAGACCCATACTAAACTTGTGAATGGCTCGCTGTAGAAGGTTCGCAGATAAGCATTGTATCTTTGACGGAGTAAAAAACCAAAcctgaaaaatattcaaataaaaatcttttgtgGTGGTCAAAATTGCAATCTAATATCTCTATCTCATTCTATTTTTACTAGAATATTTCGATAACAATTtttacgatatatattttttaatatgtgaatTTCTTTTAGAAATACACGGGTTCTggcttgtattaaataaaacaaaatcttgCGAGGCTTCAGCACGTGACGGGTTGATGTTGACACCATCACGTGCGATGTGACGAAgctaaaaatagtatttacgGACTCGTTTTGTTTGTAAGATTTCATTGTGAAAGTTACAAAAAGCGAGTTTTACAAATGTACTTTAACTTGCTTATTTCTTTTCATGACAATAtactaaacatattaaatggaAAACTTACAAAAGCATTGTAAACTTTTGTAGGTTGGGGGTCTTACTAACTCTtttcttgaattttaaatgaatgcatagtcattttttgtttgatatttcttttttttaagactataaagatattgctaaatgaatttattccttttaattaaagtaaaaagattaaaattatcgtGGTTCTTAATTACCTTTcacatcaaataataatataacatagttATAATCCGGGTAAtgcttgttttatttgcttgctatttgatttaatttcataaatagacatattttttttatcaataatacaGTAAAGTACTTCGGTGTACATTCTACAGCAACACACAAAGAATGCCGAAAACAATTCACAGTGACAATTCAAGTTTCGATATATGcaacaaaaattacattaccGCCACATAAATATGCATTGTATGGGATAAATAACACCCAGGTCTTCCTCTCGCAACTCCATGGGTTGAACATAAATGTCTACAGAGTTATTAAACTCATTTGCCCTTCCCGGCATCTCATCTTGATATATAAtgcttagaaaaaaatatattaaatccattaaaagtatcaatttatcatattaatattaatttactaccAAGTCCGTACAGACGAGAGTACAATCGTTATGCAATGTGGAGGAATTGATTTACTTAgtgtaaatttatgtattgaaATGCTCTTTATTCGTAAGAGTTGAAGaacaatcattataattatcatatatatgtatgactTACCCGAATTTATGCATATCCTGGAGCAAAAGCAGAACATAGCACCCAACTACAGTTTTTCTCCAACTTGGATCGTGTTCAAAAACATCCCTGAATTCAATAACATATTCACATGTATACTTTGACTGTACTTTAAACGTTtcgtttatgaaattattaatcattatctctaaaattttaaaggacagtatgattaaaaaaaaatctgtaaaccCCACACCATCCGTGTGGTATCAGATCTGAAAGTGTTGGAGGTGTACGGTTCGCCTAGCGTATCAACCTCATTAATAGGCCGAaacatttgtttgtaatagattttaatgatataaaaacagtTCGGAacgtcaaaattttttttggattttattaatatataccacGTCATGTAGGATGCTTTGAACATAAGCTTATTCTTTCTTCAAATAAATCATCACAATGTGACTAAACTGTGacaatgaaatacaaatttattaagatattgtacgatttttattaatatttagatgAATTATATTTCGATTCGCAACTCGTAATTTCGAGATAATTTGAGAACTATGAGTTTTATTCATCGTGGTATGCTCTaaatctcatatatatatagagtcattatcatttatgtacatatcatATAATCATGTCAGCAGTTAAGTTTAAGGCTATCAgccttcaaataataatttgacattTGATGTGTTTGCGTGTCGTGGCATCTTCACCACACATGCAATCTATGAATAATGAAGCGctttaacattattacatataaataataacttcaaagtaatttttttaagacaacAATAACATGTAGTCGGAgggtaaaataaacatttatatactgttatcattaacaatgtataataatattgtgcaaggagaaaaataatatccaaCATAGCATTCATTAGAATAATTAGCGTAGATTTTGTTAGAATAGAATAACATCATTAACATTTGAGCTttgcaaaacaaatattcCTTAAATCCACATTTAATTACTCAGCAATTATATTTACCctttttgtattgtttgtgGAGCTAAGCTGTGCGAGTATGAGTTATATCGCTGACGGCGGATTTACTTAGAAATTAAGGCTCTGACTAGTTGTGAAATGTTACAGCTATAAAGATGAAaagatatacaaatttaataataataacttatctaatattatatatgtgtatatatatatatatatgaatagtcttaataagaaaaaaaatcagtaaataagttttttttacacatttttaaatgattttctatgttgttttttatttgatttgatttttggTATtagtattgattttaaaagagcgtaaatattattttattattaatcattttaaatattttaaaaaattgctaCGTATTTATTGGTGAAATGCAAAGGTTTTTGtgctaacaaaaaaattatcaaaaaatattattcaacagACCGTTGAATTCAAATCCTGTGATAATCGCATGAAAATTagtaatcttataattttgtgaGTAAATCtgttaagaataaaaagaCCAATAAGACAAAGGCATATTAAATGAGTTTGTTTTGtcttataagtttaataaatagtttataatgtcaataaaagtAAGGAGATCTAGTTGGTTGaatgttgtataaaatttgaGACATTCAATTATATTGGTATGTTATTTAGAGATATGTTAATAAGAATCGCTCCAAAGACCTTCCTTTGCCGCTATCCACTAAGTACAGGCGCTATATACAGTGCCACAGTTCTTATAGTAAGTAATGTCTcgctgaataaaatataataggtcATTGAACTCtgtgacatatatataaaattcctcAAGTTTCGATtacacattaataatatttttgttctcttccatataatattcttgataagatatttcttttcatGACGCTCTgatattttctgtaataagcttctcatataattaataaattaattaattaatatataattaatcattaaacaataatctatttttaattaacagtgCGTCTCCGTAGTATGTATCTTGGCGCTTATCACCCAAGTGATATTGATGAATAATGACAATTGCTCGTCACGGTTTGTATGGAGGAATGCGTACAGCTTCAGTATCACTGGCGTCATTTACACCGTAGTGATGCTCGTCATGCATATTTGGCTGATTTGGGGAGTAAAGGAGGTAAATTTCGTAAATATTGGTTGACTATTATTggatttactttatatttttcagtttattcgatctataaaaatgatattattataataaaaaaaaaacaattgacgAGTCGTAACCATATGACcggaaatgaaaatatctatAAGATATCTATAAGATtaactcttaaaatattagtataaaatttcaaacaaaatcgATTTAGTTTATATCTTCAGATAACAGaaattttttcaattctaAGACTTATGAAGATCTGACGTAACTCttatttttatcagcaaaaacaattaattacacATGACATAGCTTCGAccaaaacaaagtttttaatttaaaaaaaatatcagaaacaatattccatttaatttcacatacaaagtaaaatatttttatcttatttaagtaataagttACACTGTATAACTTATTTTCAGAAAAAGGCATCTGTAATATTATCCTGGTTCGTCATAACAGCTATGTGGCTCTCACA
The window above is part of the Danaus plexippus chromosome 7, MEX_DaPlex, whole genome shotgun sequence genome. Proteins encoded here:
- the LOC116770778 gene encoding uncharacterized protein LOC116770778, which codes for MLFRDMLIRIAPKTFLCRYPLSTGAIYSATVLICVSVVCILALITQVILMNNDNCSSRFVWRNAYSFSITGVIYTVVMLVMHIWLIWGVKEKKASVILSWFVITAMWLSQTFFLLIILICIYSTDVNFVAWVLSFILGLIAIGILTYFVLVVYGFWLELKTEERNRNLAAQNNDL
- the LOC116770911 gene encoding uncharacterized protein LOC116770911 — encoded protein: MHKFGIIYQDEMPGRANEFNNSVDIYVQPMELREEDLGVIYPIQCIFMWRFGFLLRQRYNAYLRTFYSEPFTSLVWVCLFIIVFISSLEFYLLSYWDSIQFGGESSFVHELLFAFSACCQQILPMRGVSVSRRIAYLTFIIGVYIVHTYYTSNLLSHLVTERETTLSLESLAKSDYAFETYKDLNLITDKKIYESAMDKNLSIVWSKLQNLQVVSLSTALTSMMNLRAAVLTDYITLYPIVKRSYEMDDICNLIEIDLYSNVKKYLFTSKNFSYKEQFKIGILRLKEAGLIRRQISLEKYLPVKCKASVNHYRSQFELTTALLILVLTAYVLAFTIMIFERIYYQRNKVWPYFN
- the LOC116770989 gene encoding pancreatic triacylglycerol lipase-like isoform X2 — its product is MTLRIIKVLYFTAAINVYTSGVSRQLGRFSVGSLLDSLPVLQPIVQAGSNRCEGLKSYFGITYEQLLQKNTTKFDDISLDHITRNGKVKYNLNNTNNLKKIMRNTRNVIIIIHGYMESSDGLMVNRVAPEFLKKKYVGVFAMDGSNVFSYEYFRTSTYARFLGDKLGDLLSELIRKGVDPSKITLVGHSLGAHIAGVAGNKVKQNTNKLLRRITGLDPAGPCFSNVHLDGRLDKQDAEYVDVLHTNAGLLGLNLPDTRIFIRIVACTSPVVFCLLVIIAELGNCMPNQ
- the LOC116770989 gene encoding pancreatic lipase-related protein 3-like isoform X1, producing the protein MTLRIIKVLYFTAAINVYTSGVSRQLGRFSVGSLLDSLPVLQPIVQAGSNRCEGLKSYFGITYEQLLQKNTTKFDDISLDHITRNGKVKYNLNNTNNLKKIMRNTRNVIIIIHGYMESSDGLMVNRVAPEFLKKKYVGVFAMDGSNVFSYEYFRTSTYARFLGDKLGDLLSELIRKGVDPSKITLVGHSLGAHIAGVAGNKVKQNTNKLLRRITGLDPAGPCFSNVHLDGRLDKQDAEYVDVLHTNAGLLGLNLPVGHKDFYPNSGMYQPGCFLSTCDHSRAWELYAESMNNSDNFPARKCENWTAFKNGMCTKNEIAYMGFNSEPGSPGSYFLSTASSSPFGLGASGSG